From Rutidosis leptorrhynchoides isolate AG116_Rl617_1_P2 chromosome 3, CSIRO_AGI_Rlap_v1, whole genome shotgun sequence, a single genomic window includes:
- the LOC139901838 gene encoding uncharacterized mitochondrial protein AtMg00810-like: protein MKQPSGFIDPQQPDHVCLLHKSIYGLKQAPRAWFHRLSKLLHDLDFTSSKTDSSLFIYSRDGNVMYILVYVDDIIVTGNNPDVIERLVRQLGSTFALKDIGPLNYFLGVEIVPFGSDIILSQRKYILEISQRSGFSDCKSMPTPMATSNPLHLADNATFSDPVKYRQVVGALQYVTLYRPDIAYAINKVCQFMHAPTQNHWCAVKRILRYLHGTINHGMLIRRASDTTLQAFTDSHWQGTSSTKPSSLETFSDADWDGCPDDRRSTGGFAIYLGSNLISWTARKQRTVSRSSTES from the coding sequence ATGAAACAACCGTCAGGCTTTATTGACCCACAACAGCCGGATCACGTGTGTCTACTGCATAAGTCGATTTATGGTCTAAAGCAGGCCCCGCGAGCATGGTTTCACCGACTCTCCAAGTTACTTCACGATCTCGACTTTACAAGCTCAAAAACGGATTCATCTCTTTTTATCTATTCTCGTGATGGCAATGTCATGTACATTCTTGTTTATGTGGATGATATCATTGTTACAGGAAACAACCCTGATGTTATTGAGAGACTTGTTCGACAGCTTGGCTCTACTTTTGCTTTAAAGGATATTGGCCCCCTCAACTATTTTTTGGGTGTTGAAATTGTTCCATTTGGTTCTGACATTATTCTTTCTCAACGGAAGTACATATTGGAGATTTCACAACGATCTGGCTTCTCTGACTGTAAATCTATGCCTACTCCTATGGCTACATCTAACCCGCTTCATCTAGCTGATAATGCCACATTCTCGGATCCGGTCAAATATCGACAAGTTGTTGGTGCACTCCAATATGTTACTCTTTATCGGCCAGATATTGCATATGCAATCAACAAAGTCTGTCAATTTATGCATGCCCCAACTCAAAACCATTGGTGTGCGGTTAAAAGAATATTGAGATATCTTCATGGTACTATAAATCATGGTATGCTTATTCGTCGAGCCTCCGACACTACTCTTCAGGCATTTACAGATAGTCATTGGCAAGGTACTTCATCCACAAAACCGTCCTCTCTTGAAACATTCTCTGATGCTGATTGGGATGGATGTCCAGATGATAGGAGATCCACGGGGGGATTTGCTATCTATTTAGGCTCTAATCTCATCTCATGGACTGCCCGTAAACAACGTACTGTTTCTCGTTCTTCTACTGAATCATAA